The following proteins are encoded in a genomic region of Paenibacillus sp. FSL H3-0469:
- a CDS encoding YjcZ family sporulation protein, which yields MGADCGYGGNVGGVNTCGVSPWTSTGAILVLYILLVIILSACFY from the coding sequence ATGGGTGCAGATTGCGGATACGGTGGCAATGTAGGCGGAGTGAATACTTGTGGAGTAAGTCCTTGGACATCGACAGGCGCGATTCTGGTTCTTTATATCCTGCTCGTTATTATTCTGAGTGCCTGCTTCTACTAG
- a CDS encoding YjcQ family protein, whose translation MEEKEKIYAILKRIEADQPVNREVMELEAEAFADIMEELIDSRMVENVKISRSGSGMVTVSTTGMKLTRRGHDFILLKESGRI comes from the coding sequence ATGGAAGAGAAGGAAAAGATATATGCCATCCTTAAGCGGATCGAAGCAGATCAGCCGGTTAATCGGGAGGTAATGGAACTCGAAGCCGAGGCCTTCGCCGATATTATGGAGGAACTCATCGACAGCCGGATGGTGGAGAATGTTAAGATCTCCAGATCAGGCAGCGGGATGGTGACGGTTAGCACCACTGGAATGAAATTGACCCGGCGTGGCCATGATTTTATTTTATTGAAGGAGTCCGGCCGAATTTGA
- a CDS encoding S-layer homology domain-containing protein, translating into MFKKTILVPVISMLLLGSASTSSASAQSLYSDVNEQKYAWAMESILFMTDNDVLKGYSDGTFKPEATVTKAEFTVMLHRLFDKYRPNVAPQFHEPKVTGYQDVPKNHWAYKEISELYNSSAVSGGGISQNPSTGKYIFQPDARLTRLKLTSMLYQLFAEDFDKGANPDDPDKELYQRLSKFKDIPLKKFNTETAMDQYMDTERAKAGNRWNTYIPGDELSPAIFYTYPNGSISLVGDFTFLPVYAIAAMDSHKIITADSRGYYRPLAPVTRAELATILDRVYLLFEKKGILQKYSNK; encoded by the coding sequence ATGTTCAAAAAAACGATCCTTGTCCCCGTCATCAGCATGCTGCTGCTCGGCTCTGCCTCAACTTCTTCCGCAAGTGCGCAAAGCCTGTACTCCGATGTCAACGAGCAGAAATATGCCTGGGCGATGGAATCCATTCTTTTCATGACGGATAACGATGTGCTAAAAGGGTATTCCGACGGTACCTTCAAACCTGAGGCAACGGTTACCAAAGCCGAGTTCACCGTCATGCTGCACCGGCTGTTCGATAAGTACCGCCCCAATGTAGCGCCCCAGTTCCATGAACCGAAAGTGACCGGCTACCAGGATGTCCCCAAGAATCATTGGGCCTACAAGGAAATATCCGAGCTATACAATTCCTCTGCGGTCAGCGGCGGCGGGATTTCCCAAAACCCTTCAACAGGCAAATATATCTTCCAGCCTGATGCCCGGCTGACACGACTCAAGCTAACGTCTATGCTCTACCAATTATTCGCTGAAGATTTCGATAAGGGTGCGAATCCCGATGATCCTGACAAAGAGTTATACCAGCGGTTAAGTAAATTCAAGGATATTCCCTTGAAAAAATTTAATACTGAGACTGCGATGGATCAATACATGGATACAGAAAGAGCGAAGGCCGGCAACAGATGGAATACATACATACCTGGGGATGAGCTCTCCCCTGCGATTTTTTATACATACCCGAATGGATCTATCTCGCTAGTTGGAGATTTCACCTTCCTGCCGGTGTACGCCATTGCAGCGATGGATTCTCACAAGATTATTACAGCCGATTCCCGTGGATACTACAGACCGCTCGCCCCTGTTACCCGGGCAGAACTGGCAACCATTCTGGACCGCGTCTATCTGTTGTTTGAGAAGAAAGGGATTCTGCAGAAATACAGCAATAAGTAA
- a CDS encoding holin → MYNDALNNVLAFASVLAVFVMALVQLVKNSVNLPRNVVPAVGLVIGLLVGAAAYPFTDMNLILRLWAGGLAGLSATGLFELAFNKRSGTTKEE, encoded by the coding sequence ATGTACAATGATGCACTTAACAATGTACTAGCCTTTGCATCCGTATTGGCGGTATTCGTCATGGCGCTGGTGCAGCTCGTCAAGAACAGTGTGAATCTTCCACGCAATGTGGTTCCTGCGGTGGGGCTGGTCATCGGCCTGCTGGTAGGAGCGGCTGCGTACCCTTTTACAGACATGAATCTCATTCTTCGTCTATGGGCCGGAGGCTTGGCCGGATTATCGGCAACGGGATTGTTTGAACTGGCCTTCAATAAGCGGAGCGGGACGACCAAAGAGGAGTAG